From a single Lentisphaera profundi genomic region:
- a CDS encoding hydroxyacid dehydrogenase — MKAAFFNNGNRLFDVYANGRKEIIEKEFELFPQIITSENFAENAELLKEVEVIFTTWGMPACTAEQVAKLPNLKLLMHAAGSTKSFAQPFLEAGVRVFCAAESNSIPVAEFCLAQILLASKGFFQNVLDTKRMRNNDHFGGAYKGKGAYGEKIAFISVGKITKHTMELLSPFHFDKLAVSRSLSASYCQENSISKVTMEEAFEQAYIISNHLPDRDDNIGVINYDLLSQMRYGATFINTGRGAQVNEDDLIRVMKERPDLCALLDVTHPEPSSPNSELFDLPNVHMSSHLAGSINDEYVRMADFVIEQVKNWQNNKELSGEVSLEELAYLA, encoded by the coding sequence ATGAAAGCTGCTTTTTTTAATAATGGAAATCGTCTTTTCGATGTTTATGCCAATGGAAGAAAAGAAATCATTGAAAAAGAATTCGAACTCTTTCCTCAAATCATCACCTCAGAGAACTTTGCAGAGAATGCTGAACTGCTCAAAGAAGTAGAAGTGATTTTTACTACCTGGGGCATGCCCGCCTGTACTGCTGAGCAAGTGGCCAAATTACCCAATCTAAAATTGCTCATGCATGCTGCTGGCAGTACCAAATCCTTTGCTCAGCCTTTTCTTGAAGCGGGCGTACGGGTTTTTTGTGCCGCCGAATCTAATAGCATCCCCGTGGCCGAATTTTGTTTAGCGCAAATTCTTTTGGCCTCAAAAGGCTTTTTTCAAAATGTTCTCGATACCAAGAGGATGCGCAATAACGATCATTTTGGCGGTGCTTACAAAGGTAAAGGTGCCTATGGCGAAAAGATCGCCTTCATCAGCGTCGGTAAAATCACGAAACACACCATGGAACTTTTAAGTCCCTTTCACTTCGATAAGTTAGCCGTATCGCGTTCCTTGAGCGCTAGCTACTGCCAAGAGAATAGTATCTCAAAAGTGACTATGGAAGAAGCTTTTGAACAAGCCTACATCATTAGTAATCACCTCCCTGATCGTGACGATAATATTGGCGTCATCAACTATGATTTACTGAGCCAAATGCGTTATGGTGCGACCTTTATCAACACCGGTCGCGGAGCTCAAGTCAATGAAGATGATCTTATTCGAGTCATGAAAGAACGCCCTGACCTCTGTGCTTTGCTCGATGTCACTCACCCTGAGCCCTCCTCTCCCAATTCGGAATTATTTGATCTCCCCAATGTACATATGAGTTCCCATCTTGCGGGCTCCATTAATGATGAGTACGTACGCATGGCTGATTTTGTTATTGAACAAGTTAAGAATTGGCAAAACAACAAAGAGCTTTCTGGTGAAGTTAGCTTAGAAGAATTAGCTTATTTAGCCTAG
- a CDS encoding PSD1 and planctomycete cytochrome C domain-containing protein — MHKHLLIIFLISCLYLPSYAKKPDFAREILPILSDKCFACHGPDAKKKELRLDSFEHASKDLGDYHAINPKDLDESEIIYRLNDDEDPMPPLKKGNKLSKQEKDLLTAWIKSGGKYEKHWAYVPPVKSTKHGSIDEFIKAGFAEKKIDFAPASDKATLARRASLVLTGLPPERVELKTFLEDKNPQAYEKFIDQLLARPSYGEHQARYWLDAIRYGDTHGLHLDNKRAIYPYRDWVIMAMNDNLPLDDFITWQLAGDLLPNPTLEQKVATGFVRMNPTTGEGGALEEEFQVKNNFDRVENLGTVLLGSSLLCVRCHTHKYDPIIHDEYYQLMAFFNNTAEKSVDANKYDYAPVIKAPSNIHDWKQWKKLKAQGKIVEPPIFNALLTQEVAPSKTPKNENISLYILETELFQGSIDGFRLDILNDKSMSDKGLKLDKSGDFRLKQFKVKYISPDGKIKDLKLEHASANSTRRGFSIEDIIKDKMAKGWEIQTKKAFKHAITLVLSETLNSLKGAKLRFELISNSASINPKRFQLSSVSKLIPKTPLAKIEYRFTNTLIAQEGPKRDTFVLERGEYNRPIGEALEPDVISVMGEMPKGAPKNRLGLAQWLTSPNHPTVSRVLVNRIWQRVFGTGLVRTSEEFGLQGEQPTHPELLDWLAVSLQENKWDLKKTLKMMVLSQTFMQSSQWRKDLTDPENKLYARGPSFRLDAEVLRDMGLWTSGLLDPHMGGEGVKPYQPAGMWESIAHPSSDTKDYKKDEGSKLYRRSLYVYWKRTSPHPMMNLFDAPSREVSCVNRSRTNTPLQSLALLNETQRIEMSRMLAEALLKEANDDQSRLEMIFKRITSRSPSTAETQICLKLLAQMKTKFSDSPDDAKQLLSTGDKPRQQQLDIIDHAAWTQVSAMLMASDLALLLY, encoded by the coding sequence TTGCACAAGCATCTACTTATAATTTTTTTAATCTCTTGTTTATATCTCCCTAGCTACGCAAAAAAACCTGATTTTGCAAGAGAAATTTTACCTATTTTGTCAGACAAATGCTTTGCCTGCCACGGACCCGATGCCAAGAAAAAGGAACTGCGCTTGGATTCTTTTGAACATGCGAGCAAAGACCTAGGTGATTATCACGCCATTAATCCCAAGGACCTTGATGAGAGTGAAATTATTTACCGATTAAATGATGATGAAGACCCCATGCCGCCTCTTAAGAAAGGCAATAAACTCAGTAAGCAAGAAAAAGATTTACTCACCGCATGGATTAAGTCCGGTGGAAAATACGAAAAGCACTGGGCTTATGTACCCCCAGTAAAGAGCACTAAGCACGGGAGTATTGATGAGTTCATCAAAGCGGGTTTTGCCGAAAAGAAAATCGACTTTGCTCCCGCAAGCGATAAAGCTACTTTAGCTCGTCGAGCATCTTTGGTACTTACGGGTCTCCCCCCTGAGCGAGTAGAGCTCAAAACTTTTTTAGAAGACAAAAACCCGCAAGCTTATGAAAAGTTCATTGATCAATTACTTGCTCGTCCTTCATACGGAGAGCATCAGGCGCGTTATTGGCTAGATGCGATTCGCTATGGCGATACCCATGGATTACACCTTGATAATAAGCGTGCGATTTACCCCTACCGCGATTGGGTTATTATGGCCATGAACGACAATCTACCGCTCGATGATTTTATCACCTGGCAGCTTGCCGGAGATCTACTCCCCAATCCCACTTTAGAGCAGAAAGTGGCCACGGGTTTTGTGAGAATGAACCCCACCACTGGTGAAGGCGGTGCCCTAGAAGAAGAGTTCCAAGTCAAGAATAATTTTGACCGAGTCGAAAACCTGGGCACTGTCCTACTGGGTTCAAGTTTACTTTGCGTACGTTGCCACACCCACAAATACGACCCCATTATCCATGATGAGTACTATCAGCTCATGGCTTTTTTCAATAATACGGCAGAAAAATCTGTCGACGCCAATAAATACGATTATGCCCCAGTGATTAAAGCACCTTCAAATATTCACGACTGGAAGCAATGGAAAAAACTAAAGGCGCAGGGAAAAATAGTGGAACCACCCATTTTTAACGCGCTTTTGACGCAAGAGGTCGCCCCAAGTAAAACACCAAAAAATGAAAACATCTCTCTTTATATACTGGAGACTGAGCTCTTTCAGGGCAGTATCGATGGCTTCCGTTTAGATATTTTAAACGATAAAAGCATGTCAGACAAAGGTCTTAAGCTAGACAAATCGGGTGATTTTCGTTTAAAGCAGTTTAAAGTCAAATACATTTCACCTGATGGCAAAATTAAAGATTTAAAACTTGAACACGCCTCTGCTAATTCCACAAGAAGAGGATTTAGCATTGAAGATATTATTAAAGATAAAATGGCCAAAGGTTGGGAGATCCAAACTAAAAAAGCTTTTAAGCACGCTATCACATTGGTTCTATCAGAAACGCTCAATAGCCTTAAAGGTGCTAAACTTCGTTTTGAACTCATTTCAAATTCCGCTTCAATCAATCCAAAACGTTTTCAATTATCATCCGTAAGCAAACTCATACCCAAAACTCCCTTAGCTAAAATTGAATATCGTTTCACCAATACCCTCATTGCCCAGGAAGGACCCAAACGCGATACTTTTGTACTCGAACGAGGTGAATACAACAGGCCTATTGGTGAAGCGCTTGAACCGGACGTAATATCCGTCATGGGCGAAATGCCAAAAGGCGCACCCAAGAATCGCCTGGGTTTGGCTCAATGGTTGACTTCCCCCAATCACCCCACTGTTTCACGTGTTCTCGTCAACCGCATTTGGCAACGAGTCTTTGGAACCGGACTCGTACGCACCTCCGAAGAATTTGGACTGCAAGGAGAGCAACCCACGCACCCTGAATTACTCGATTGGTTAGCAGTCAGCCTACAAGAAAATAAATGGGATTTAAAAAAGACTTTGAAAATGATGGTTTTGAGTCAGACTTTTATGCAGTCTTCGCAATGGCGCAAAGATCTAACAGACCCAGAAAACAAACTCTATGCCCGTGGCCCCTCTTTCCGCTTAGATGCAGAAGTCCTGCGAGATATGGGCTTGTGGACGAGTGGTTTATTGGACCCACACATGGGTGGCGAAGGCGTCAAACCCTATCAACCTGCTGGTATGTGGGAATCTATTGCTCACCCCTCAAGTGATACCAAAGACTACAAAAAGGATGAGGGCAGTAAACTCTATCGCCGTAGCCTCTACGTTTATTGGAAGAGAACAAGCCCTCACCCCATGATGAATTTATTCGATGCGCCGAGTCGCGAAGTCAGCTGCGTCAACCGTTCCCGTACCAATACCCCCTTACAGTCTTTGGCTCTACTTAACGAAACGCAACGTATTGAAATGTCGCGCATGCTTGCCGAAGCTCTTTTAAAAGAAGCAAACGATGATCAATCTCGATTAGAGATGATTTTCAAACGAATTACGAGTCGCAGCCCTTCTACCGCGGAAACTCAAATCTGCCTAAAACTCTTAGCTCAAATGAAAACAAAATTTAGCGACTCACCAGATGATGCCAAACAATTGCTCTCCACTGGTGATAAACCTCGTCAGCAACAACTAGATATCATCGACCACGCCGCTTGGACCCAAGTTTCTGCCATGCTTATGGCCTCTGATTTGGCCCTATTACTTTATTAA
- a CDS encoding ThuA domain-containing protein, with translation MILFLADNHYNAFSGKNIHGEIENDYAIDFSEDDFAKLADINSGKYQLLMLHMIAGTCNNDHPDQASQDALKAYLGKGGNMLLHHGSSAAFWEWDWWRKIVGHRWVRRDDPDGSEQSTHPVEPYSVSLCNAIHPLAKKLLPMDFDTDEIYINLEQTAPTIDLMETYYDKKRYVQAWSCPTPWGGEIIGLLPGHAPSATSNPQFLANLKTIINYLYKKLM, from the coding sequence ATGATTTTATTTTTAGCAGACAATCACTATAATGCCTTCAGTGGCAAAAATATTCACGGCGAAATAGAAAATGATTACGCCATCGATTTTAGCGAAGATGATTTTGCGAAGCTCGCAGATATAAACTCAGGCAAGTATCAATTACTGATGCTCCACATGATTGCGGGTACTTGTAATAATGATCACCCCGATCAAGCCTCACAAGATGCCCTCAAAGCCTATTTAGGAAAGGGTGGCAACATGCTGCTACACCACGGTTCTAGTGCCGCTTTCTGGGAATGGGATTGGTGGAGAAAAATCGTTGGTCATCGCTGGGTACGTCGTGATGACCCGGATGGCTCAGAACAGTCGACTCATCCAGTGGAACCTTATTCCGTTTCGCTTTGCAATGCCATTCATCCCCTCGCAAAGAAACTCCTACCCATGGATTTTGATACGGATGAAATTTATATCAATTTAGAACAAACTGCACCCACAATTGACCTCATGGAAACTTACTATGATAAGAAACGTTACGTTCAGGCTTGGTCTTGTCCCACTCCATGGGGTGGCGAAATCATTGGCCTGCTTCCCGGTCATGCACCTTCGGCCACCTCAAACCCTCAATTCTTAGCCAATTTAAAAACGATTATTAATTACCTTTATAAAAAGTTGATGTAA
- the nagB gene encoding glucosamine-6-phosphate deaminase: MKLHICDNKSSAEKACAEIFIKHLQSNPKANLGLATGGTPVIVYNFLVKAFHFSQISFRHIKTFNLDEYLGIHALHAQSYRSFMKKHLFDHVDILPLNCFFPCEEINYDEAIEVNAGIDIQLLGLGTNGHIAFNEPGSSFDSTTRKVKLSNQTLRDNKRFFQAGEFQPDTAISMGIKSIINAKEIIMLVTGEHKAKALQQLVEGQITENFPASILQAHSNITIVADLNAASLLSETAELIGC; this comes from the coding sequence GTGAAACTTCATATCTGCGATAATAAGTCCAGTGCTGAAAAAGCCTGTGCTGAAATTTTCATTAAGCATCTACAATCTAATCCTAAGGCAAATCTAGGCCTTGCTACTGGTGGCACCCCCGTCATCGTCTATAATTTTTTAGTAAAAGCTTTTCATTTTAGCCAGATTAGTTTTCGACATATCAAAACTTTTAATCTCGATGAATACCTCGGGATTCATGCTCTCCATGCCCAGAGTTACCGCTCATTCATGAAAAAACACCTTTTTGATCATGTCGATATACTTCCTTTAAATTGTTTCTTCCCTTGTGAAGAAATTAATTATGATGAAGCCATAGAAGTTAATGCTGGCATTGATATTCAACTGCTCGGCCTCGGAACAAATGGCCATATCGCTTTTAACGAACCGGGAAGTTCTTTTGATTCAACAACACGTAAAGTGAAACTGAGTAATCAAACCCTTCGAGATAATAAACGCTTCTTTCAAGCTGGTGAATTTCAGCCTGACACCGCAATTTCTATGGGGATAAAATCGATCATCAATGCCAAAGAGATCATCATGCTGGTCACAGGTGAACATAAAGCTAAAGCTTTACAGCAATTAGTCGAAGGGCAGATCACGGAAAATTTTCCCGCGTCAATCCTTCAGGCTCATAGTAATATCACCATTGTAGCTGACCTCAATGCTGCATCACTCTTAAGCGAAACAGCCGAACTTATCGGCTGCTAA
- a CDS encoding DUF1501 domain-containing protein, producing the protein MFDLNPMREHELMMTRRQLFGQASLGLGTAAMASLLGPDLQAAPANPDFNGGIHHKAKAKRVIYLFMSGGPSHHDTWDYKPKMKDMLGKELPAEIRDGQRVTGMTAGQKSFPVCPSKYEFKRYANNEDGVHVSSLLPHTAKAVKEMCIINSTFTEAINHDPAITYIQTGSQVPGRPSLGAWLSYGLGSDNKDLPGYVVMHAKSKHAEQSLFGRLWGSGFMPSDHQGVLLRNQKDAVLYLNNPKGVSRANRRNQLDALAAINQQHYDSFGDPEVLARIRQHEMAYRMQMAVPELMDISKEPKSSYELYGEDARIPGTFAASCLNARRLAERGVRNIQIFHRGWDAHRNLPKEHEDQCRDIDQACYGLITDLKQRGMLDDTLVVWGGEFGRTAYCQGPLTKENYGRDHHPRCFTTWMAGGGIKPGITYGRTDDYGYNITDKDGNTLTPQPSKDAKWTPGTMHVHDRNATILHLLGIDHEKLTYKYQGRDFRLTDVHGHVIKDILT; encoded by the coding sequence ATGTTTGATCTAAATCCAATGCGTGAACATGAACTCATGATGACCCGACGTCAACTTTTTGGTCAGGCTAGCTTAGGCCTAGGCACCGCGGCAATGGCGAGTTTACTGGGCCCCGATTTACAGGCTGCACCCGCAAACCCTGATTTCAATGGTGGCATTCACCACAAAGCAAAAGCCAAACGAGTCATCTACCTTTTTATGAGCGGTGGCCCAAGCCATCATGATACCTGGGACTACAAACCAAAAATGAAAGATATGCTAGGCAAGGAATTGCCCGCAGAAATTCGTGATGGCCAACGTGTTACAGGTATGACTGCAGGGCAGAAGAGTTTTCCCGTCTGCCCCAGTAAATACGAATTCAAACGATACGCCAATAATGAAGATGGTGTGCACGTCAGTTCCTTATTGCCCCACACGGCAAAAGCTGTTAAAGAAATGTGTATCATCAATAGTACTTTCACTGAAGCGATCAATCATGATCCCGCGATTACCTACATTCAAACCGGCAGTCAGGTGCCCGGTCGCCCTAGCCTGGGGGCCTGGTTGAGCTATGGACTCGGTAGTGACAACAAAGATCTCCCTGGTTATGTTGTCATGCACGCGAAAAGCAAGCATGCGGAACAAAGCCTTTTCGGTCGACTTTGGGGCAGTGGCTTCATGCCCTCTGATCACCAGGGCGTCTTATTGCGCAATCAAAAAGATGCGGTGCTCTACCTCAATAATCCCAAAGGCGTCAGTCGAGCTAATCGTCGCAACCAATTAGATGCCTTAGCGGCCATTAATCAGCAACATTATGATTCCTTTGGTGACCCTGAAGTCCTCGCTCGTATTCGTCAGCATGAAATGGCCTATAGAATGCAAATGGCCGTTCCAGAATTGATGGATATATCTAAAGAACCCAAAAGCTCCTATGAACTCTACGGCGAAGATGCTCGCATCCCTGGAACCTTTGCGGCCTCTTGTTTGAATGCTCGTCGCTTGGCTGAGCGAGGCGTGCGCAATATTCAAATTTTCCATCGTGGTTGGGATGCTCATAGAAACCTACCCAAAGAACACGAAGATCAATGCCGGGATATTGATCAAGCCTGCTATGGCCTCATTACGGATCTCAAGCAACGCGGCATGCTCGATGATACCCTCGTGGTCTGGGGCGGTGAATTTGGTCGTACCGCTTATTGCCAAGGACCCCTAACAAAAGAAAACTATGGTCGTGATCACCATCCTCGTTGTTTCACAACTTGGATGGCGGGTGGTGGCATCAAGCCAGGCATCACTTATGGTCGTACTGATGATTATGGCTATAATATAACGGACAAAGATGGTAACACCCTCACTCCTCAGCCCAGTAAAGATGCCAAATGGACGCCTGGCACCATGCATGTCCACGATCGCAATGCGACCATCCTCCACTTGCTGGGAATTGATCATGAGAAACTCACTTACAAATATCAGGGTCGTGATTTCAGGCTCACCGATGTTCATGGTCATGTCATCAAGGATATCCTAACTTAA
- a CDS encoding family 16 glycoside hydrolase yields the protein MKIKLVTLLIMPMLALFAAIPDGYKLETITLPKGAVSLLGVCQKDADTMAICTWEGEVWEYTNGTWTLFAENLMEPNGIYYDKKDKSYYVAQKPELTRLQDTNGDGKADIYETYCAEFGITRGYHEYHFGPVVDKLGRKYASLNLSATPIDGKGLVVRDGRPGKGGVMTYTAPYRGWVYRSDRQGHFHPIASGFRSPCGIGMSPKDEIFVTDNQGDWMPDCALFHVQEGKFYGHPGSLLGRPDFDEKKILSMKAADFEKIRTRPAIWLPRTQISNSPGSPVWDTTKGKFGFFKDQFFIGDQSQSNLIRCGLEKVDGDYQGWCVEFLRGTQSGTVKMNFDAQGQLWTAQVGRGWKSAGGKRTALQKVSWDGKTIPFEIYKVELTQEGFRLTFTQPMSKKSLPSVKSWHYNYWAIYGSDRLDQKDLQITSSSLSKDGKVLDIKVPLETKKIYELTFPEMTSANGAKLLNRSAFYTLNKRLPKKITKRRARPLIPGSGWERNDGRRPLPSIKTPKSFAETQAKTPSKAIILDQSQWTNPNWQTDKPGLWKRSKGNLDTKQAFGTSRIHLEFMTEKTKDPKITGQLYGNSGIFLMSGYELQVMNSYQNDTNADGMCGAIWGQQPPLVNASRPPGEWQSYDILMKAPIFSADGEVLEPMRATIFHNGELIQNDTYFLGEVNKPYKAHGKRPLRIQDHKGSNVFFRNMWIIPDVDYDKSLDAFRYSFQSVPKRKAPPKPISVISRGMVGRIDTNSDEIISEKDFISFWAPMFDHDDKNKDNSLSPTEFPHPQAFKGGDTNKDNKLSRAEHKAIYSGQFRDLDKNKDGQIDHQDK from the coding sequence ATGAAAATTAAATTAGTCACACTACTTATCATGCCTATGCTGGCTCTTTTTGCAGCTATTCCCGATGGTTACAAATTAGAAACGATTACGCTCCCCAAAGGCGCCGTATCGCTTTTAGGTGTCTGCCAAAAAGATGCCGATACGATGGCGATCTGTACTTGGGAAGGCGAAGTCTGGGAATATACCAATGGCACTTGGACACTTTTCGCCGAGAACCTCATGGAACCCAACGGCATTTATTATGATAAAAAAGATAAGTCCTACTATGTTGCGCAAAAGCCCGAGCTCACCCGCTTGCAAGACACTAATGGTGACGGCAAGGCTGATATCTACGAAACTTACTGCGCTGAATTTGGTATTACCCGTGGTTATCATGAATATCATTTCGGCCCCGTCGTTGATAAATTAGGTAGAAAATATGCTTCGCTCAATTTAAGTGCGACACCCATTGATGGCAAAGGCCTCGTTGTTCGTGATGGCCGTCCAGGTAAAGGTGGCGTTATGACCTACACCGCTCCTTATCGTGGCTGGGTTTATCGTTCGGACCGTCAAGGTCATTTCCATCCCATTGCGAGTGGTTTTCGCTCTCCGTGTGGCATTGGCATGAGTCCCAAAGATGAAATCTTTGTCACTGATAACCAAGGTGACTGGATGCCCGACTGTGCACTTTTCCATGTGCAAGAAGGCAAATTCTATGGTCATCCCGGTAGCCTTTTAGGGCGCCCTGATTTTGACGAGAAAAAAATCCTCTCAATGAAAGCCGCCGATTTCGAAAAAATTCGTACCCGTCCCGCCATTTGGCTCCCACGTACACAGATTTCCAACTCGCCTGGCAGTCCAGTTTGGGATACAACCAAAGGCAAGTTCGGTTTCTTCAAAGATCAATTTTTCATTGGTGATCAATCTCAATCCAACCTCATTCGCTGCGGACTTGAAAAAGTCGATGGTGATTATCAAGGCTGGTGTGTAGAGTTCCTTAGAGGCACCCAATCGGGCACGGTAAAAATGAATTTCGATGCCCAGGGCCAGCTCTGGACCGCGCAAGTGGGACGTGGATGGAAATCTGCGGGTGGTAAAAGAACCGCACTACAAAAAGTCAGCTGGGATGGTAAAACGATTCCTTTTGAAATCTATAAAGTAGAGCTCACTCAAGAGGGCTTCCGCCTCACTTTCACTCAGCCCATGAGCAAAAAGTCACTTCCTAGTGTTAAAAGTTGGCACTACAATTATTGGGCAATTTATGGCTCGGACCGCCTCGACCAAAAAGACCTCCAAATCACCTCTTCAAGTCTTTCCAAGGATGGCAAAGTTCTCGATATTAAAGTTCCCCTGGAAACTAAAAAGATCTATGAGCTCACTTTCCCTGAGATGACTTCTGCGAATGGCGCAAAATTGCTCAATCGTTCAGCTTTTTATACCCTCAATAAGAGACTGCCTAAAAAGATCACTAAGCGGCGGGCACGCCCACTCATCCCTGGTTCAGGCTGGGAAAGAAATGATGGTCGTCGCCCTCTCCCCTCAATAAAAACACCGAAGTCCTTTGCTGAAACACAGGCTAAAACTCCTAGTAAAGCGATCATTCTCGATCAATCACAATGGACTAATCCAAATTGGCAAACAGATAAGCCAGGACTCTGGAAACGCAGCAAAGGCAATCTTGATACGAAGCAAGCTTTTGGCACCTCGCGAATTCACCTCGAGTTCATGACTGAAAAAACCAAAGACCCAAAAATCACTGGCCAACTCTATGGCAACTCAGGTATCTTCCTCATGTCCGGCTACGAACTGCAAGTTATGAATAGCTACCAAAACGACACTAATGCCGATGGCATGTGCGGCGCCATCTGGGGTCAGCAACCACCCCTCGTCAACGCTAGTCGTCCTCCCGGTGAGTGGCAGTCTTATGATATCTTAATGAAAGCCCCCATTTTTTCTGCCGATGGTGAAGTCCTAGAACCCATGCGCGCCACCATTTTTCACAATGGCGAACTCATTCAAAACGACACGTATTTTCTCGGTGAAGTCAACAAGCCTTACAAGGCTCATGGTAAACGCCCCCTCAGAATTCAGGATCACAAGGGTTCCAATGTCTTCTTCCGCAATATGTGGATTATCCCCGATGTCGACTACGATAAAAGCCTCGATGCCTTTCGCTATAGCTTCCAATCCGTGCCCAAAAGAAAAGCACCACCCAAGCCCATCAGCGTCATCTCTCGTGGCATGGTAGGACGTATCGACACAAACTCGGATGAGATCATTAGCGAAAAGGATTTTATTTCATTCTGGGCTCCCATGTTTGATCATGATGACAAAAATAAAGACAATAGCCTGAGCCCCACTGAATTCCCCCACCCTCAAGCCTTCAAGGGCGGTGACACCAACAAGGATAACAAACTCAGCCGCGCTGAACACAAAGCTATTTATAGCGGTCAATTCCGCGACCTCGACAAAAATAAAGATGGGCAAATCGACCACCAAGATAAGTAA
- a CDS encoding c-type cytochrome → MNRKFIAGLGLFSLLSTPLAADSVQEGEKIYNQICHTCHAPDMKGGIGPSLIDDFWKHGDSPEAIFNTIKEGIPNSEMVPYKHLFKDDQISAVRDYIMSKQVGMRSLVLSTYPRNHFKDKDLSLEALKTVESIEQKNVKENLIFFKNNYNGTSHLETNLHVPEDGEYQIKINNIGRTVAYLNGEKIFAQDDKKKPSQSLNKSTHLKKGVHKLDIIHDERPQHALRFHAVLLIKGKSHVGLMGKSLEGSEPKVVRASGEAKVLRKYIHGISPRTLLCLLPNKVMVAYNPYQGKVEAVWKNALLDQTPSLNSRSANASTIKGDKVEAELLGIRASSPIKLLSYRYDADKVKITTSISGKQHKIIIAPVGADAYSIEGKSKEDISDFSIDLSKSDADPNSHNSNFKFIFK, encoded by the coding sequence ATGAATAGAAAATTTATTGCAGGCCTAGGACTTTTTAGTCTCTTGAGTACACCTCTTGCCGCCGACTCCGTACAGGAAGGCGAAAAAATTTATAATCAGATCTGTCACACTTGCCATGCCCCCGATATGAAGGGTGGAATTGGCCCCAGTTTAATCGATGACTTTTGGAAACATGGCGATAGCCCAGAAGCTATTTTCAATACTATCAAAGAAGGTATCCCCAACTCTGAGATGGTTCCCTATAAACACCTCTTCAAAGATGATCAAATCAGCGCTGTTCGCGATTATATCATGTCCAAACAAGTCGGCATGCGCTCACTCGTCCTCTCCACTTATCCGCGAAATCACTTTAAGGATAAGGATCTTTCCCTTGAAGCACTCAAGACGGTAGAATCTATCGAGCAAAAAAACGTCAAAGAGAACCTCATCTTTTTTAAAAATAATTACAATGGCACTTCCCACCTAGAGACCAATTTACATGTTCCCGAGGATGGTGAATATCAAATCAAAATCAATAATATCGGCCGCACGGTGGCCTACCTCAATGGTGAAAAAATATTTGCTCAAGACGACAAGAAGAAACCGAGTCAGAGTCTTAATAAAAGTACTCACCTTAAGAAGGGCGTACACAAGCTAGATATCATACATGATGAACGCCCCCAACACGCTCTTAGATTTCATGCCGTCTTACTTATCAAGGGTAAAAGTCACGTGGGTCTAATGGGGAAAAGTCTCGAGGGCTCTGAGCCAAAAGTTGTTCGTGCTTCAGGCGAAGCCAAAGTCCTGCGCAAATATATCCATGGAATATCTCCCCGCACCCTACTCTGCCTCTTACCCAATAAAGTCATGGTTGCCTACAATCCCTACCAAGGTAAAGTCGAAGCCGTTTGGAAGAATGCCCTACTCGATCAGACCCCTTCACTTAATTCGCGTAGTGCCAATGCCTCTACTATCAAAGGTGATAAAGTCGAAGCTGAACTATTGGGAATTAGAGCTTCAAGTCCGATAAAATTACTTTCATATCGTTATGACGCTGACAAAGTTAAAATCACTACCTCGATCAGTGGGAAACAACACAAAATCATCATTGCTCCTGTGGGTGCTGATGCTTATTCCATCGAGGGAAAAAGCAAAGAAGACATAAGCGACTTCTCCATCGACCTCAGTAAAAGTGATGCGGATCCCAACTCACATAACAGCAACTTTAAATTCATTTTTAAATAG